Proteins from a genomic interval of Kiloniellales bacterium:
- a CDS encoding ABC transporter substrate-binding protein: MRIRSVAGVLALCAPLGGLLAGVAAPGPAAAEEEVKVGLLLPFSGVYAGLGSHIENGFNLGLEHFGGELQGVTITVERADTEAKPATGLAKAKKMVLQDKVDVLTGIVSSAVLGGLRDFVHGAKMPLVVANAGNDAMTGPKCSPYITRVSFSNGMINRPMGPWLAAQGVKKVYAMAPDYAAGHQMIEAFKATFTAAGGEVVGEAFPPLSGTKDYGPYLSAAKAAEPDAIYTFFAGGAAITFVKQYHAFGLKKEIPLYGAGFLTSAAYVHVQGEAADGITASLHYVPTIDTAENKRFQEAYQAKHEKVGSEFAVQGYDAARLIVEALKLSGGDKAKLAENLRKVSFDGPRGPLEIDPKTNNVVQSIYIFRNDFKDGAVTQTVLEKVEGVRDEVNGCAM; encoded by the coding sequence ATGAGGATCCGTAGCGTTGCGGGCGTCCTGGCGCTCTGTGCGCCTCTGGGCGGCCTGCTGGCCGGGGTGGCGGCCCCGGGGCCGGCGGCGGCCGAGGAGGAGGTCAAGGTCGGCCTGCTGCTGCCCTTCTCCGGCGTCTATGCCGGACTGGGCAGCCACATCGAGAACGGCTTCAACCTGGGGCTCGAGCACTTCGGCGGCGAGCTCCAGGGCGTGACCATCACGGTCGAGCGGGCCGACACCGAGGCCAAGCCGGCCACGGGTCTGGCCAAGGCCAAGAAGATGGTCCTGCAGGACAAGGTCGACGTCCTGACCGGCATCGTCTCCTCGGCGGTGCTGGGCGGGCTGCGCGACTTCGTCCACGGCGCCAAGATGCCGCTGGTCGTCGCCAACGCCGGCAACGACGCCATGACCGGGCCGAAGTGCAGCCCCTACATCACCCGGGTGTCCTTCTCCAACGGCATGATCAACCGGCCGATGGGACCGTGGCTGGCGGCCCAGGGGGTGAAGAAGGTCTACGCCATGGCGCCGGACTACGCGGCCGGGCACCAGATGATCGAGGCCTTCAAGGCGACCTTCACCGCGGCCGGCGGCGAGGTGGTCGGCGAGGCCTTCCCGCCGCTCTCGGGGACCAAGGACTACGGGCCCTACCTCTCGGCGGCCAAGGCGGCGGAGCCGGACGCCATCTACACCTTCTTCGCCGGCGGGGCCGCGATCACCTTCGTCAAGCAGTACCACGCCTTCGGCCTCAAGAAGGAGATCCCGCTCTACGGCGCCGGCTTTTTGACCTCGGCGGCCTACGTCCACGTCCAGGGCGAGGCGGCCGACGGCATCACAGCCTCGCTGCACTACGTGCCGACCATCGACACCGCGGAGAACAAGCGCTTCCAGGAGGCCTACCAGGCCAAGCACGAGAAGGTCGGCTCGGAGTTCGCGGTCCAGGGCTACGACGCCGCGCGGCTGATCGTCGAGGCGCTCAAGCTCTCGGGCGGCGACAAGGCCAAGCTCGCCGAGAACCTGCGCAAGGTCAGTTTCGACGGCCCGCGCGGGCCGCTGGAGATCGACCCCAAGACCAACAACGTGGTGCAGTCGATCTACATCTTCCGCAACGACTTCAAGGACGGCGCGGTGACCCAGACCGTCCTGGAGAAGGTCGAGGGCGTGCGCGACGAGGTCAACGGCTGCGCGATGTAG